One segment of Corallococcus silvisoli DNA contains the following:
- a CDS encoding beta-ketoacyl-ACP synthase III, translating into MARTHIIGTGSYAPTRVLTNQDLERLVDTSDAWIRERTGIQERRLAAPDEATSDLAVEASRHALEMAGVAPEDLELIVVGTVTADMPMPSCAALVQAKLGARRAFAFDVSAACAGGLYALSVADQFVRTGQVKRALVVGADVLTRAVNWTDRDTCVLFGDGAGALVLGAGPEGESDAMAPRGILSTHLRTDGALANLLCIPAGGSRTPVTADNVDANLHKLKMNGREVFRFAVRALVESTQASLGAHGMAPTQVDHVIAHQANLRILEAVLERLEIPREKCWLNLHKYGNTSSASLPMSLDEAQRAGRLKRGDVIAMMAIGAGMAWGSAVVRW; encoded by the coding sequence GTGGCACGCACGCACATCATCGGAACCGGTTCCTACGCGCCCACGCGGGTCCTGACCAACCAGGATCTGGAGCGCCTGGTCGACACGAGCGATGCGTGGATCCGCGAGCGCACCGGCATCCAGGAGCGCCGCCTGGCCGCCCCCGACGAGGCGACGAGCGACCTGGCCGTGGAGGCCTCCCGCCACGCGCTGGAGATGGCGGGCGTGGCGCCCGAGGACCTGGAGCTCATCGTCGTGGGCACCGTCACCGCGGACATGCCCATGCCGTCGTGCGCGGCGCTGGTGCAGGCGAAGCTGGGCGCCCGGCGCGCCTTCGCGTTCGACGTGTCCGCCGCCTGCGCCGGAGGGCTGTACGCGCTGAGCGTGGCGGATCAATTCGTCCGCACCGGCCAGGTGAAGCGCGCGCTCGTCGTGGGCGCGGACGTGCTCACCCGCGCGGTGAACTGGACGGACCGCGACACCTGCGTCCTCTTCGGGGACGGGGCGGGCGCGCTGGTGCTGGGCGCGGGCCCGGAAGGGGAGTCCGACGCCATGGCGCCCCGCGGCATCCTCTCCACCCACCTGCGGACCGACGGTGCGTTGGCGAACCTGCTCTGCATCCCCGCGGGCGGCTCCCGCACCCCCGTCACCGCGGACAACGTGGATGCAAATCTTCACAAGCTCAAGATGAACGGGAGGGAGGTCTTCCGCTTCGCGGTGCGCGCGCTGGTGGAATCCACTCAGGCGTCATTGGGGGCCCATGGGATGGCTCCGACGCAGGTGGACCACGTCATCGCGCATCAGGCCAACCTGCGAATCCTGGAAGCCGTGCTGGAGCGGCTGGAGATTCCGCGGGAAAAATGCTGGCTCAACCTGCACAAGTACGGCAACACATCGTCCGCCTCGCTGCCCATGTCACTGGACGAGGCGCAGCGCGCCGGCCGCCTCAAGCGCGGGGACGTCATCGCGATGATGGCCATCGGCGCGGGCATGGCGTGGGGCAGCGCGGTGGTGCGCTGGTAG
- a CDS encoding serine hydroxymethyltransferase, translated as MENTRTLSQVDPEIAQVLRQETERQEEGLELIASENFVSPAVMEAVGSVLTNKYAEGYPGKRYYGGCEVVDVAENLAIQRAKELFGADAVNVQAHSGSQANMGAFMALMKPGETMLSLDLNSGGHLTHGAAFNFSGKLYKVVHYGLSRDTETIDFAQVEALALEHKPKVLVVGASAYPRTLDFAKFREIADKVGAAMLVDMAHIAGLVAAGVHPSPVPFAEIVTTTTHKTLRGPRGGMVLSREAYAKTINSQIFPGIQGGPLMHAIAGKAVAFKEALSPEFKAYQKQIVANAQALAEALKKAGLRLCSGGTDNHLMLVDLRAKKLTGKVAEEVLGKAGITVNKNMIPFDPEKPMTTSGVRVGTPAITTRGMREAEMAVVGRLIGEALDAAQDDAALARVKGQVKELSQGFPLYASRLK; from the coding sequence ATGGAGAACACCCGCACGCTGTCCCAGGTGGATCCTGAAATCGCCCAGGTGCTCCGGCAGGAGACCGAGCGTCAGGAAGAGGGGCTGGAGCTCATCGCCTCGGAGAACTTCGTCAGCCCGGCGGTGATGGAGGCGGTGGGCTCGGTGCTCACCAACAAGTACGCCGAAGGCTACCCCGGCAAGCGCTACTACGGCGGCTGCGAGGTGGTGGACGTGGCGGAGAACCTGGCCATCCAGCGCGCGAAGGAGCTGTTCGGCGCGGACGCGGTGAACGTCCAGGCCCACTCCGGCAGCCAGGCCAACATGGGCGCCTTCATGGCGCTGATGAAGCCGGGCGAGACCATGCTGTCCCTGGACCTGAACTCCGGCGGCCACCTCACCCACGGCGCGGCGTTCAACTTCTCCGGCAAGCTCTACAAGGTCGTCCACTACGGCCTGTCGCGCGACACGGAGACCATCGACTTCGCGCAGGTGGAGGCGCTGGCGCTGGAGCACAAGCCCAAGGTGCTGGTGGTGGGCGCGAGCGCGTACCCGCGCACGCTCGACTTCGCGAAGTTCCGGGAGATCGCCGACAAGGTGGGCGCCGCCATGCTGGTGGACATGGCCCACATCGCGGGGCTCGTCGCCGCGGGCGTGCACCCGTCGCCGGTGCCCTTCGCCGAGATCGTCACCACCACCACGCACAAGACGCTGCGCGGCCCGCGCGGCGGCATGGTGCTCAGCCGTGAGGCGTACGCGAAGACCATCAACAGCCAGATCTTCCCCGGCATCCAGGGCGGGCCGCTGATGCACGCCATCGCGGGCAAGGCGGTGGCCTTCAAGGAAGCGCTGTCGCCGGAGTTCAAGGCGTACCAGAAGCAGATCGTCGCCAACGCCCAGGCGCTGGCGGAGGCCCTGAAGAAGGCGGGCCTGCGGCTGTGCTCGGGCGGCACGGACAACCACCTGATGCTGGTGGACCTGCGCGCCAAGAAGCTCACCGGCAAGGTGGCGGAGGAGGTGCTCGGCAAGGCGGGCATCACCGTCAACAAGAACATGATCCCCTTCGATCCGGAGAAGCCGATGACGACCTCCGGCGTCCGGGTGGGCACCCCGGCCATCACCACGCGCGGCATGCGCGAGGCGGAGATGGCGGTGGTGGGCCGGCTCATCGGCGAGGCGCTGGACGCCGCCCAGGACGACGCGGCGCTCGCGCGCGTGAAGGGCCAGGTGAAGGAGTTGAGTCAGGGCTTCCCGCTGTACGCCTCGCGGTTGAAGTAG
- the fabG gene encoding 3-oxoacyl-[acyl-carrier-protein] reductase, giving the protein MSGFKDKVVLVTGGSRGIGRACAQAFANAGASTVVISYVGNEAAAQETVGLLQQAGAKAEAVRFDLADTAACASALEGIVKTHGRLDVLVNNAGMAVDGLVMRVKDEDWDRQLDTNLRGAFALIRAASRPMMKQKAGAIINITSVVGEMGNPGQAAYSAAKAGLIGLTKTVARELASRNIRVNAVSPGFIGTDMTSHLDDELRQKMVGGIALGRLGNPEEVAGAVLFLASDAASYITGEVLRVNGGMYM; this is encoded by the coding sequence ATGAGCGGCTTCAAGGACAAGGTGGTGCTGGTGACGGGCGGCTCGCGCGGCATTGGCCGGGCGTGCGCGCAGGCGTTCGCGAACGCGGGCGCCTCCACCGTGGTCATCAGCTACGTGGGCAACGAGGCCGCCGCGCAGGAGACGGTGGGCCTGCTCCAGCAGGCGGGCGCGAAGGCGGAGGCCGTCCGCTTCGACCTGGCGGACACCGCCGCTTGCGCCAGCGCCCTGGAGGGCATCGTCAAGACGCACGGCCGGCTGGACGTGCTCGTCAACAACGCGGGCATGGCGGTGGATGGCCTGGTCATGCGCGTCAAGGACGAGGACTGGGACCGGCAGCTGGACACCAACCTGCGCGGCGCCTTCGCGCTCATCCGCGCCGCCAGCCGGCCCATGATGAAGCAGAAGGCCGGGGCCATCATCAACATCACCTCCGTGGTGGGCGAGATGGGCAACCCCGGGCAGGCCGCCTACTCGGCCGCCAAGGCGGGGCTTATCGGCCTGACGAAGACGGTGGCCCGGGAGCTGGCCAGCCGGAACATCCGCGTCAACGCCGTCTCCCCGGGCTTCATCGGCACGGACATGACCTCCCACCTCGACGACGAGCTGCGGCAGAAGATGGTGGGCGGCATCGCGCTGGGCCGCCTGGGCAACCCGGAGGAGGTCGCCGGGGCCGTGCTGTTCCTCGCGAGTGATGCGGCGTCCTACATCACCGGCGAGGTCCTGAGGGTCAACGGCGGCATGTACATGTAA
- the ribD gene encoding bifunctional diaminohydroxyphosphoribosylaminopyrimidine deaminase/5-amino-6-(5-phosphoribosylamino)uracil reductase RibD: MRLLTRSRLQAVKAPRSKRAADFDRAVAEFFMRIALEEAAKGLGRTSPNPVVGAVLVKGGRIIARGHHRKAGTAHAEVVALEAAGSKARGADLYTTLEPCDHYGRTPPCSLAVLEAGVRRVFSASSDPNPLVSGKGLNRLKRGGVAVVTHVLKDEADALNRPFFKMMRTGLPWVTLKAAVTLDGKIAAPGGDSRWVTGEASRAWVHRLRDQVDAILVGANTVRMDDPQLTTRLPGGGGKDPVRVVVDSHLKLSPNHTVFTQRSTARTVVATLEDPEGRRARRFLAQGVEVWNVRAKQDRVDLKAVLRRVAKEGLNHVLVEGGAGLYGTLLREHLADALALFLAPKLVGAGGLSWAGELGVKTMAQALTVKDLTLEKVGDDVLLRALL, encoded by the coding sequence ATGCGCTTGCTCACGCGGTCACGGTTGCAGGCGGTGAAGGCACCTCGCTCCAAGCGCGCGGCGGACTTCGACCGCGCGGTGGCCGAGTTCTTCATGCGCATCGCGCTGGAGGAGGCCGCCAAGGGCCTGGGCCGCACCAGCCCCAACCCCGTCGTGGGCGCGGTGCTGGTGAAGGGCGGGCGCATCATCGCGCGCGGCCACCACAGGAAGGCCGGCACGGCGCACGCGGAGGTGGTGGCGCTGGAGGCGGCGGGCTCCAAGGCGCGCGGCGCGGACCTCTACACGACGCTGGAGCCGTGCGACCACTACGGGCGCACCCCGCCGTGCAGCCTGGCGGTGTTGGAGGCCGGCGTGCGGCGCGTGTTCAGCGCGTCGTCGGACCCCAACCCGCTGGTGAGCGGCAAGGGCCTCAACCGGCTCAAGCGCGGCGGCGTGGCGGTGGTGACGCATGTCCTCAAGGACGAGGCGGACGCGCTCAACCGGCCCTTCTTCAAGATGATGCGCACCGGCCTGCCGTGGGTGACGCTCAAGGCCGCGGTGACGCTGGACGGGAAGATCGCCGCGCCTGGCGGGGACTCGCGCTGGGTGACGGGCGAGGCCTCGCGCGCGTGGGTGCACCGGCTGCGCGACCAGGTGGACGCCATCCTCGTGGGGGCGAACACCGTGCGGATGGACGACCCCCAGCTCACCACCCGGCTGCCGGGCGGCGGGGGCAAGGACCCGGTGCGCGTGGTGGTGGACTCGCACCTCAAGCTGTCCCCCAACCACACCGTCTTCACCCAGCGCAGCACCGCTCGCACCGTGGTGGCGACGCTGGAGGATCCGGAGGGCCGGAGGGCGCGGCGCTTCCTGGCGCAGGGCGTGGAGGTGTGGAACGTGCGCGCGAAGCAGGACCGCGTGGACCTGAAGGCCGTCCTGCGCCGCGTGGCGAAGGAGGGGCTCAACCACGTGCTCGTGGAGGGTGGCGCGGGCCTGTACGGCACGCTGCTGCGCGAGCACCTGGCGGACGCGCTCGCCCTGTTCCTCGCTCCCAAGCTGGTGGGCGCGGGGGGGCTGTCGTGGGCGGGGGAGCTGGGCGTGAAGACCATGGCCCAGGCCCTGACTGTGAAGGACCTGACCCTGGAGAAGGTGGGGGACGACGTCCTCCTGCGCGCCCTGCTCTGA
- the fabD gene encoding ACP S-malonyltransferase, translating into MAKVAFVFPGQGSQAVGMGKDLYEQFPEARAVFDAVDDALNEKLSTTCFSGPEDALKLTATTQPAILTVSAAVHAVFQKRGPAPAFVAGHSLGEYSALVAAGAMALQDAARAVRARGTFMQEAVPVGVGAMSVVLGLGPDAVKAACDAAAEGEVVSPANYNSPEQTVIAGHAGAVERAGAKCKEAGAKRVMPLPVSAPFHCALMDPVKPKLAEVLAGVRILAPSVPVVSNVEATPNSDASRVVPLLLEQVSAPVRWIECVEALKANGVTHVVELGPGKVLGGLIKRITKDIESFNVENAATLEKVLAALGAA; encoded by the coding sequence ATGGCGAAGGTCGCGTTCGTGTTTCCCGGGCAAGGCAGTCAGGCCGTGGGGATGGGCAAGGACCTCTACGAGCAGTTCCCCGAAGCGCGGGCCGTCTTCGACGCCGTGGACGACGCGCTCAACGAGAAGCTCTCCACCACCTGCTTCAGCGGCCCGGAGGACGCGCTGAAGCTCACCGCCACCACCCAGCCGGCCATCCTCACGGTGTCGGCCGCGGTTCACGCGGTGTTCCAGAAGCGCGGCCCCGCCCCGGCGTTCGTCGCGGGCCACTCGCTGGGGGAATACTCCGCGCTGGTGGCCGCGGGCGCGATGGCGCTCCAGGACGCGGCGCGGGCGGTGCGCGCGCGCGGCACGTTCATGCAGGAGGCGGTGCCCGTGGGCGTGGGCGCCATGTCGGTCGTCCTGGGCCTGGGCCCGGACGCGGTGAAGGCGGCCTGCGACGCCGCGGCGGAAGGGGAGGTCGTCTCTCCCGCCAACTACAACTCGCCCGAGCAGACGGTCATCGCCGGCCACGCGGGCGCGGTGGAGCGCGCGGGCGCGAAGTGCAAGGAGGCCGGGGCCAAGCGGGTGATGCCGCTGCCCGTCTCCGCGCCCTTCCACTGCGCGCTGATGGACCCCGTGAAGCCGAAGCTCGCGGAGGTGCTGGCGGGCGTGCGCATCCTGGCCCCGTCCGTGCCGGTGGTGAGCAACGTGGAGGCCACGCCCAACTCGGACGCGTCCCGCGTGGTGCCGCTGCTCCTGGAGCAGGTGAGCGCGCCGGTGCGCTGGATTGAGTGCGTGGAGGCGCTGAAGGCGAACGGCGTCACGCACGTGGTGGAGCTGGGGCCGGGCAAGGTGCTGGGCGGCCTCATCAAGCGAATCACCAAGGACATCGAATCGTTCAACGTCGAGAACGCCGCGACCCTGGAGAAGGTGCTCGCCGCGTTGGGGGCAGCATGA
- the nrdR gene encoding transcriptional regulator NrdR: MRCPFCQDPENKVIDSRESHEGSVIRRRRECLSCKRRFTTYERVEELYPLIVKKDGRREAFDREKMLNGLKKACEKRPVSAAQLEATVEDIERMLQGMGEKEVPSSSIGEQVMRRLQQLDEVAYVRFASVYRSFRDISEFMHELKDLLEDQERERKAKPPATAPKDG; the protein is encoded by the coding sequence GTGCGCTGCCCCTTCTGTCAGGACCCGGAGAACAAGGTCATCGACTCGCGGGAGTCGCACGAGGGCTCCGTCATCCGGCGCCGCCGTGAGTGCCTCTCCTGCAAGCGCCGCTTCACCACGTACGAGCGGGTGGAGGAGCTCTACCCGCTCATCGTGAAGAAGGACGGGCGGCGCGAGGCGTTCGACCGCGAGAAGATGCTCAACGGCCTGAAGAAGGCGTGTGAGAAGCGCCCGGTGTCCGCCGCGCAGCTGGAGGCGACGGTGGAGGACATCGAGCGGATGCTCCAGGGGATGGGGGAGAAGGAAGTGCCTTCCTCCTCCATTGGAGAGCAGGTGATGCGGCGGCTGCAGCAACTGGACGAGGTGGCCTATGTGCGCTTCGCGTCCGTGTACCGCAGCTTCCGGGACATCTCCGAGTTCATGCACGAGCTGAAGGACCTGCTCGAGGACCAGGAGCGCGAACGCAAGGCGAAGCCGCCTGCGACCGCGCCCAAGGACGGTTAG
- the nusB gene encoding transcription antitermination factor NusB codes for MGARRTARERALQALYQLEMAQGATREALDSAWAASAEEGTPEPDAVKFAKELVEGVQAHREEIDALIERHSHNWRLDRMSRIDRNVLRLGIFELKYRPDIPRKVTINEAVELGKNFGNEESSAFVNGLLDRVAVALGKP; via the coding sequence ATGGGCGCGCGCAGAACGGCACGAGAGCGAGCGCTGCAGGCGCTCTACCAGTTGGAGATGGCTCAGGGCGCCACGCGGGAGGCCCTGGATTCGGCGTGGGCCGCCTCCGCGGAGGAAGGCACCCCGGAGCCCGACGCGGTGAAGTTCGCCAAGGAACTGGTGGAGGGCGTGCAGGCGCACCGCGAGGAGATCGACGCGCTCATCGAGCGCCACAGCCACAACTGGCGCCTGGACCGCATGTCCCGCATCGACCGGAACGTGCTGCGGCTGGGCATCTTCGAGCTGAAGTACCGCCCGGACATCCCTCGCAAGGTGACCATCAACGAGGCGGTGGAGCTGGGGAAGAACTTCGGCAACGAGGAGTCGAGCGCCTTCGTCAACGGCCTCCTGGACCGCGTCGCGGTGGCGCTCGGGAAGCCGTGA
- the ribH gene encoding 6,7-dimethyl-8-ribityllumazine synthase has translation MPRYFEGDFLPPQGRFAICVSRFNSFITEELLKGAVDTLVRHGVKDDAIDVYRCPGTYELPGLTRRVAEGGQYAGLVILGAVIRGGTPHFDYVAGECAKGIGSVAFSAAAGPKPAAVTFGVLTCDTVEQAIDRAGVKAGNKGAEAAVACIEMVNLFARMTAAERKG, from the coding sequence ATGCCTCGCTATTTCGAAGGGGATTTCCTCCCCCCCCAGGGCCGGTTCGCCATCTGTGTGTCCCGGTTCAACAGCTTCATCACGGAGGAGCTCTTGAAGGGCGCCGTGGACACGCTGGTCCGCCATGGCGTGAAGGACGACGCCATCGACGTGTACCGCTGCCCCGGCACCTATGAGCTGCCCGGCCTCACCCGCCGCGTGGCGGAGGGCGGCCAGTACGCGGGCCTGGTCATCCTGGGCGCGGTGATTCGCGGCGGCACCCCCCACTTCGACTACGTGGCCGGCGAGTGCGCCAAGGGCATCGGTTCGGTGGCGTTCAGCGCCGCGGCCGGGCCGAAGCCGGCGGCGGTGACGTTCGGCGTGCTCACGTGCGATACCGTGGAGCAGGCCATCGACCGCGCGGGCGTGAAGGCGGGCAACAAGGGCGCGGAGGCCGCGGTGGCCTGCATCGAGATGGTCAACCTCTTCGCGCGCATGACGGCCGCGGAGCGAAAGGGATAA
- a CDS encoding riboflavin synthase has protein sequence MFTGLIQDTGTVTRVVAGAMTDFWIRTSLGAEAFALGESIAVDGACLTVVEKGGDTFRVQAAPETLRRTTLGARRTGDRVNLERALALGDRLGGHLVSGHVDAVSEVLETFAEGGSWVMVFRLPPELAPCFIEKGSVTVDGISLTVNAVEADRFRVQLIPETQHRTTLHAKGPGAQVNLEGDLIGKYVARLFELRGAPGAVPGVGLTEAVVRAAGFTPRG, from the coding sequence ATGTTCACAGGCCTCATCCAGGACACCGGCACCGTCACCCGCGTCGTCGCCGGCGCGATGACCGACTTCTGGATTCGCACCTCGCTGGGCGCGGAGGCGTTCGCCCTGGGCGAATCCATCGCCGTGGATGGCGCGTGCCTCACGGTGGTGGAGAAGGGCGGGGACACCTTCCGCGTGCAGGCCGCGCCGGAGACGCTGCGACGCACCACCCTGGGGGCCCGGCGGACGGGCGACCGGGTGAACCTGGAGCGCGCGCTCGCACTGGGAGACCGGCTGGGGGGGCACCTGGTGTCGGGCCACGTGGACGCCGTCAGCGAGGTGCTGGAGACCTTCGCGGAGGGCGGCTCGTGGGTGATGGTGTTCCGGCTGCCCCCGGAGCTCGCGCCCTGCTTCATCGAGAAGGGCTCGGTGACGGTGGACGGCATCAGCCTGACGGTGAACGCGGTGGAGGCGGACCGCTTCCGGGTGCAGCTGATTCCGGAGACGCAGCACCGCACCACGCTGCACGCCAAGGGCCCCGGGGCCCAGGTGAACCTGGAGGGCGACCTGATTGGCAAGTACGTGGCCCGGCTGTTCGAGCTCCGGGGCGCTCCGGGGGCCGTCCCGGGGGTGGGCTTGACGGAGGCGGTGGTGCGGGCGGCGGGTTTCACCCCTCGCGGGTAG
- the fabF gene encoding beta-ketoacyl-ACP synthase II has translation MSNRRVVITGTGLISALGTGTEKNWQAMLAGQSGIGTITRFELGKLDARIAGEVKDFQPEQFIDRREVRRMDLFAQYAMAAADMAVKESGLPIGPDAPHGYRPERVGVIVGSGIGGISSLEEQHRKGLEKGFDRLSPFFIIQMIVNMAPGLISMRYNCKGPNWAPVSACATSAHAIGEAWKSIRLGETDAAIAGGAEAAITQLGMGGFSVMKALSTRNDDPTGASRPFDKERDGFVMGEGAGIVVLEELEAAKKRGANILAEVVGYGANSDAYHVTQPAPEGEGAARCMRLALESAGMRPEQVGYINAHGTSTPFNDANETKALKAVFGDHARKLAVSSTKSMTGHMLGAAGGAEAVVSVRVLTHNVLPPTINQTTPDPDCDLDYVPNTAREARVDAVMSNSFGFGGTNAVLVFKRFA, from the coding sequence GTGTCAAACCGTCGAGTCGTCATCACCGGCACCGGCCTGATTTCAGCGCTGGGCACCGGAACCGAGAAGAACTGGCAGGCGATGCTGGCCGGTCAATCCGGTATCGGTACGATCACCCGTTTCGAACTGGGGAAGCTCGACGCGCGCATCGCGGGCGAGGTGAAGGACTTCCAGCCCGAGCAGTTCATCGACAGGCGCGAGGTGCGCCGGATGGACCTGTTCGCCCAGTACGCGATGGCCGCGGCCGACATGGCGGTGAAGGAGTCGGGCCTGCCCATCGGCCCGGACGCGCCCCATGGCTACCGGCCGGAGCGCGTGGGCGTCATCGTGGGCTCTGGCATCGGGGGCATCTCCTCCTTGGAGGAGCAGCACCGCAAGGGGCTGGAGAAGGGGTTCGACCGGCTGTCGCCCTTCTTCATCATCCAGATGATCGTCAACATGGCGCCTGGGCTCATCTCCATGCGCTACAACTGCAAGGGGCCCAACTGGGCTCCGGTGTCCGCGTGCGCCACCAGCGCGCACGCCATCGGCGAGGCCTGGAAGTCCATCCGCCTGGGTGAGACGGACGCGGCCATCGCGGGTGGCGCGGAGGCGGCCATCACGCAGCTGGGCATGGGGGGCTTCTCCGTGATGAAGGCCCTGTCCACGCGCAATGACGACCCCACGGGGGCCAGCCGTCCGTTCGACAAGGAACGCGATGGCTTCGTCATGGGCGAGGGCGCGGGCATCGTCGTGCTGGAGGAGCTGGAGGCCGCGAAGAAGCGCGGCGCCAACATCCTCGCGGAGGTCGTGGGCTACGGGGCCAACTCGGACGCGTACCACGTCACCCAGCCGGCGCCGGAGGGCGAGGGCGCGGCGCGCTGCATGCGGCTGGCGCTCGAGTCCGCGGGCATGCGGCCGGAGCAGGTGGGCTACATCAACGCCCACGGCACCTCCACGCCGTTCAACGACGCCAACGAGACCAAGGCCCTGAAGGCCGTGTTCGGCGACCACGCGCGCAAGCTGGCCGTGTCGTCCACCAAGTCGATGACGGGCCACATGCTCGGCGCGGCGGGTGGCGCGGAGGCGGTGGTGAGCGTGCGGGTGCTCACGCACAACGTGCTGCCGCCCACCATCAACCAGACGACGCCGGACCCGGACTGCGACCTGGACTACGTGCCCAACACGGCGCGCGAGGCCCGCGTCGACGCGGTGATGAGCAACTCGTTCGGCTTCGGTGGCACGAACGCGGTGCTGGTGTTCAAGCGCTTCGCCTGA
- the plsX gene encoding phosphate acyltransferase PlsX: protein MRLVLDAMGGDHAPDAVVEGGVLFARAYPGHELVLVGDATRVRPVLERAGAPDNVQLHHASEVVEMDDPATAAFRRKRDSSLRVGFALVRQGEASALVSAGNSGAVMAGGMLTLGRIPGVERPAIAALFPALKGGGRCLLLDAGANVDCRASHLAQFAVLGEAYLRTRLGVKRPRVAVLSNGEEESKGTQLTRDASALLRRSDLDFVGYVEGKDLFSGDVEVVVTDGFTGNIVLKTSEGVGMGITGLLRQAIEKRGGLPEKLGALLLKPTLLGLRRVMDYAEYGGAPLLGLQGVGIVAHGRSSPRAIHNALVTALQHVRAGVQEELTRCIANAAAWLPPHQRGRKADGEDGGD, encoded by the coding sequence GTGCGGCTCGTCCTCGACGCGATGGGTGGCGACCACGCCCCTGACGCGGTCGTGGAAGGGGGCGTGCTGTTCGCGCGAGCGTATCCCGGGCACGAACTCGTGCTGGTCGGGGACGCCACGCGTGTACGCCCCGTGCTGGAGCGCGCCGGTGCACCCGACAACGTCCAGCTCCACCACGCGTCCGAAGTGGTGGAGATGGACGACCCCGCGACCGCCGCGTTCCGGCGCAAGCGGGACTCCTCGCTCCGGGTGGGCTTCGCGCTCGTCCGGCAAGGGGAGGCGTCCGCCCTGGTCTCGGCGGGCAACTCTGGCGCGGTGATGGCCGGTGGCATGTTGACGCTCGGCCGGATCCCCGGCGTGGAGCGCCCGGCCATCGCGGCCCTGTTCCCGGCGCTGAAGGGCGGAGGCCGCTGCCTGCTGCTGGATGCGGGCGCCAACGTGGACTGCCGCGCCTCGCACCTGGCCCAGTTCGCCGTCCTGGGAGAGGCGTACCTGCGCACGCGCCTGGGCGTGAAGCGCCCCCGGGTGGCGGTGCTCTCCAACGGCGAGGAGGAGTCCAAGGGCACGCAGCTCACCCGGGACGCCAGCGCGCTCTTGCGCCGCTCGGACCTGGACTTCGTGGGCTACGTGGAGGGCAAGGACCTGTTCTCCGGAGACGTGGAGGTCGTCGTCACCGACGGCTTCACCGGCAACATCGTCCTCAAGACCTCCGAGGGCGTGGGCATGGGCATCACCGGCCTGCTTCGCCAGGCGATTGAGAAGCGCGGCGGCCTGCCGGAGAAGCTGGGCGCGCTGCTCCTCAAGCCCACCTTGCTGGGGCTGCGCCGCGTCATGGACTACGCCGAATATGGAGGTGCGCCGCTCCTGGGCCTCCAGGGAGTGGGCATCGTCGCGCACGGCCGCTCCTCTCCCCGCGCCATCCACAACGCGCTCGTCACCGCGCTGCAGCATGTTCGCGCGGGCGTGCAGGAAGAGCTGACGCGCTGCATCGCCAATGCCGCCGCCTGGCTTCCTCCCCACCAACGGGGAAGGAAGGCGGACGGGGAAGATGGCGGCGATTAG
- the rpiB gene encoding ribose 5-phosphate isomerase B, producing MKVILASDHAGIELRQELVSLLKERGTPFEDLGPQTRESVDYPDFASQVARAVAAEAGALGVLVCGTGIGMSIVANKHRGVRAALCSTEFEARMTRAHNDANVLCLGQRVVGAGVARGILEAFLSTAFEGGRHEKRVQKIRDVESQQR from the coding sequence GTGAAAGTCATCCTCGCCTCCGACCACGCGGGCATCGAGCTGCGCCAGGAGCTGGTGTCGCTCCTGAAGGAGCGTGGCACCCCCTTCGAGGACCTGGGGCCCCAGACGCGTGAGTCCGTGGACTACCCGGACTTCGCCTCCCAGGTGGCCCGGGCCGTGGCCGCGGAGGCCGGCGCGCTGGGCGTGCTGGTGTGCGGCACCGGCATCGGGATGAGCATCGTGGCCAACAAGCACCGGGGCGTGCGAGCGGCCCTGTGCTCCACGGAGTTCGAGGCGCGGATGACCCGCGCGCACAACGACGCCAACGTGTTGTGTCTGGGCCAGCGCGTGGTGGGGGCCGGCGTGGCGCGCGGCATCCTGGAGGCCTTCCTCTCCACCGCCTTCGAGGGCGGCCGCCACGAGAAGCGCGTCCAGAAGATTCGCGACGTCGAGTCCCAGCAGCGCTGA
- the acpP gene encoding acyl carrier protein yields MSNAIDVEAKIKSIIADQLGVSEDEIKPESSFIEDLGADSLDIVELVMAMEEEFEVEIPDDEAENIKTVGDAVNYVKTHKK; encoded by the coding sequence ATGTCCAACGCAATCGACGTGGAAGCCAAGATCAAGTCCATCATCGCCGACCAGCTCGGCGTGAGCGAGGATGAGATCAAGCCCGAGTCGTCCTTCATCGAGGACCTGGGCGCGGACAGCCTCGACATCGTCGAGCTGGTCATGGCGATGGAAGAGGAGTTCGAGGTCGAGATCCCCGACGACGAGGCGGAGAACATCAAGACCGTCGGCGACGCCGTGAACTACGTGAAAACCCACAAGAAGTAG